In Lentibacillus amyloliquefaciens, one DNA window encodes the following:
- a CDS encoding NCS1 family transporter, protein MAKQIDNSEEVNEQHFPNVEKSLRPNGPNDRKVGKIPYMFMWVGDGVNMGNMTLGASIVVAGVATLNIFQTLLAAFIAILIISTVFAFNDRMGYKNGVPYVIQLRMSFGMKGTIISSLLRGVPAVIWYGIQSWIGGSALNEIMIILTNGAFDNIAICFVLLTLVQIVLSWYGFHSIKWIETVASFVIMISMVYVFTILVTSYGDELMANWVQIEGTWGLPFFGYIMVFLGNYAAIFLNASDYSRELETGISDKKRGFMYFTPIFISYGFILLVGAMTASVTGVTNPPTALAMVIDNSYVTLGVSAFIVLATIATNMVANIIPPTYVISLITKARYKVAVTITGLLAMGAFPWMLVQENNSQGLDLFIKIYSAFLGPIVAILLVDYFLMRKQKLDVADLYKEDGPFAGYNFSALLAMLIGAAFAFINVDLAWVIGFVVASIVYPLLSKYAFKGSRFKEDTIFEEK, encoded by the coding sequence ATGGCAAAGCAAATAGACAATTCCGAAGAGGTGAATGAACAGCATTTTCCGAATGTGGAAAAATCGCTGAGGCCGAACGGTCCGAATGATCGAAAAGTCGGCAAAATTCCTTATATGTTCATGTGGGTTGGCGATGGTGTCAACATGGGTAACATGACCCTCGGAGCCAGCATTGTGGTTGCTGGTGTTGCAACACTTAATATTTTCCAGACATTGCTGGCAGCTTTTATAGCCATATTAATTATTTCGACAGTTTTTGCCTTTAATGACAGAATGGGTTATAAAAATGGCGTTCCATATGTCATTCAGCTTAGAATGTCTTTTGGGATGAAAGGGACCATTATTTCATCACTTTTGCGTGGTGTACCTGCTGTTATTTGGTACGGTATTCAGAGCTGGATCGGGGGATCGGCACTGAATGAAATCATGATCATTTTGACAAATGGTGCTTTTGATAACATTGCCATTTGCTTCGTCTTATTGACGCTTGTGCAGATTGTGCTTTCATGGTACGGGTTCCATTCCATTAAATGGATCGAAACGGTGGCATCTTTTGTAATCATGATTTCCATGGTCTATGTGTTCACGATTTTGGTCACATCGTATGGCGATGAATTAATGGCGAACTGGGTGCAAATTGAAGGAACCTGGGGACTGCCATTCTTCGGTTATATCATGGTTTTCTTAGGGAACTATGCGGCAATCTTCCTTAACGCATCCGACTATTCAAGAGAACTTGAAACTGGCATAAGCGATAAGAAGCGCGGATTCATGTATTTCACACCGATTTTCATCTCCTATGGCTTTATACTGCTTGTCGGAGCGATGACAGCCAGTGTGACAGGTGTGACCAACCCGCCGACTGCTTTAGCAATGGTGATTGATAATTCGTATGTAACTCTTGGAGTATCGGCATTCATTGTCTTGGCTACCATTGCAACAAACATGGTCGCCAATATTATTCCGCCTACCTATGTGATTTCACTCATTACAAAAGCGCGATATAAAGTGGCTGTTACCATTACCGGACTGCTGGCGATGGGAGCTTTCCCATGGATGCTTGTTCAGGAAAATAACTCACAGGGTCTCGATTTATTTATTAAAATATACTCTGCCTTTTTAGGCCCGATCGTTGCAATTTTGTTAGTCGATTATTTTTTGATGAGAAAACAAAAATTGGATGTAGCTGATTTGTATAAAGAGGATGGACCATTTGCCGGGTATAATTTTAGTGCTTTACTGGCAATGCTTATCGGTGCAGCTTTTGCCTTTATTAATGTTGACTTGGCCTGGGTAATCGGCTTTGTCGTTGCAAGCATTGTCTACCCGCTGTTATCGAAATATGCCTTTAAAGGGTCCAGGTTTAAAGAGGATACGATT